In the genome of Bacteroides mediterraneensis, the window CCAGTTCTTCTACCGCATTCTTCACCCATGTGAAATTAGGCGCAATACTAAACCGGAAGTCTTTTCCGATATGCCCATTATAACTTAAGTTAACTTCAATACCCTTATTGGATACGGCTCCTACATTTGACTCTCCTACACTTTGCCCGATAATACCTGTAACTTCCACCGGAGCAAGGATGTCGGATGTATATTTATAGAAATATTCAATACTTCCACTTAATGCGTTGTTAAACAAGCCAAAATCCAAGCCTACATTGGTGATGGCCGTTTTCTCCCAAGTAATTTCAGGATTACGATAAGTAGATACATACGTACCTGGGACTAAGATTGCTGGATTACCCAATGGATAATTATGTCCTAAATCGTATGTCTGCTGATAAGGGTATACACCGATATTCTGATTACCCAAGACACCATAAGAAGCACGCAGTTTCAAATTGTTGAACACTTCACCTACGCGGGCATTTCTCCAGAAGTCTTCTTCTGAAATTCTCCATCCGGCAGATACGGAAGGGAAAATACCCCAACGATTGTCTTTCGCGAAACGAGAGGATCCATCATAACGCAAGTTTGCTTCCAACAAATAACGATCTTTAAATGCATAATTTACACGACCAAAGAAAGAAACCAGCGCATATTCTTCCAAGGAACTGTTATTGGTTGCAGTAGAAGCATCTCCCGTACCCAGTTCATACAATGAATTATTAGGGAATGTATTGCGATATCCCTCCAAACCTTTGTTCGACGTCTGTTCCACAGAAGTACCGGCCAGCACCTTAAAATCATGACTTCCAAAGGTTCTTTCGTAATTAACCAACGCCTCTAAAATTGTATTTGTATTATTTGACGTCCATATATTTAATGTAGAAGGACCGATGGTCTTGTTTTCATCAAAATAAGTTTCAGCACGATAACTTTTGTCGTATTTCGTATAATATGTCACACCTGCTTTTCCTGTCAATGACAAACCCTTTATTGGTGTCTCCCACCTCAACTGTCCTGACGCACTGATATTGCGGCTGATATTCTGTACAAACGACTCACTGGCCAACCATGCCTCCGGGCTATAGTTATCCTGATATCCGAAAGAGCCATCGGATTTTTGTCCTGCATAAATAGGAGCTTCACGTACTGCATAGCCAATAATACCGTCAATACTTGTCGGCTCTCCATTCGGTGCATTGTATTTGTTATTATACGCATTGATGTTCAAACTCAAAGAAACCGATTTTCCCAACTGGCTTTTCAAAGAAAACAAAGCAGTCATTCGCTCATTCGAGGTCTTAGCTGTAAGTCCTTCTTGATTTCTATACCCAACTGACAAATTATAACTGGTAGTCGCATTTCCACCCTGAATGCTGACATTGTGCTGATGCTGAAAGCCTGAGCCACTCTCCAAAAGCCATTTTAAGTGATTCACATTAGGATAATTGTCTGGGTCCGAACCATCTCTATATTTCTGGATTTGTTCTGTAGTATAAGCATCTTGTTTCCCCATATTCTGCATAGCCATATTATAATACTGTGCATACTCCCATGAAGGAAGGAAATCAGGAAGTTCTGTAGCTCTTTGCCAACCAAACGAGTTATTATAAGTGACTACCGTTTTTCCTTGTACTCCCTTCTTGGTCTCAATCAAGATTACACCATTGGCAGCCCGATTACCATAGATAGAAGCTGAAGCTGCATCCTTTAAAAATGAAATACTTTGAATATCATTAGGATCTACGTCATCCAGATTACCGGACAATCCATCAATCAAGACAAGCGGATCGGTTCCTGCACTAGAGAAAGTACCTGTTCCACGAATTTTTACATTAGCACCAGTGCCCGGACGTCCAGAATTCTGTACAACACTTAAACCTGGAGCCAATCCTGCAATAGCCTGTGCCGTACTCATCACGGGTTTATTCATTAAGTCATCACTTGTAACGGCAGATACGGCTCCAGTCAAATTTACCTTCTTCTGTGTACCATAACCGACTACCACCACTTCATCCAACACTTCTGTATCCTCTTTCAAAACAATCCGCATCAGCTTCCCTGATACTGCTGGTACCTCTTGAGAAGCATATCCTACATACGTAATTCGTAAGATATCCCCCGGATTAGCCGATAATGCAAAATTACCATCCAGGTCACTCACAGTCCCATTACTTGTATTTTTCACTAAAATACTAACCCCGATTAAAGGTTCTCCGTTAGTGTCTGTAATGTGACCTTTCACATTGTTTGTCCCTTGTCCCCATGTCACGGAACTCACACAGCAAGCAAAGAGCAATACAAACACTCTCAGGGCTTGCCACATTTGCCTAATAGAATTGTGTTTCATCTTTTTTAGATTTAAATTGTACAATGCAAAGTTAACCAACCGAATCTCTTCAGTATAGGATTAAATAAGCTTTCAATAATACAAAATCGATTTATAAAGATGATTCACAAATTATTAATAGGATAATATCGACATACATTTAACTATATCGGTATATAGCAATCATAAAATTCATCCTTCTCTTACTATAGCTCTACATCTACCAGTTCACTAAACTCCATATTTTACTGGCAACATAAACCCGCTCTATTCTACCTCCACTTTCATTACAA includes:
- a CDS encoding TonB-dependent receptor, with translation MKHNSIRQMWQALRVFVLLFACCVSSVTWGQGTNNVKGHITDTNGEPLIGVSILVKNTSNGTVSDLDGNFALSANPGDILRITYVGYASQEVPAVSGKLMRIVLKEDTEVLDEVVVVGYGTQKKVNLTGAVSAVTSDDLMNKPVMSTAQAIAGLAPGLSVVQNSGRPGTGANVKIRGTGTFSSAGTDPLVLIDGLSGNLDDVDPNDIQSISFLKDAASASIYGNRAANGVILIETKKGVQGKTVVTYNNSFGWQRATELPDFLPSWEYAQYYNMAMQNMGKQDAYTTEQIQKYRDGSDPDNYPNVNHLKWLLESGSGFQHQHNVSIQGGNATTSYNLSVGYRNQEGLTAKTSNERMTALFSLKSQLGKSVSLSLNINAYNNKYNAPNGEPTSIDGIIGYAVREAPIYAGQKSDGSFGYQDNYSPEAWLASESFVQNISRNISASGQLRWETPIKGLSLTGKAGVTYYTKYDKSYRAETYFDENKTIGPSTLNIWTSNNTNTILEALVNYERTFGSHDFKVLAGTSVEQTSNKGLEGYRNTFPNNSLYELGTGDASTATNNSSLEEYALVSFFGRVNYAFKDRYLLEANLRYDGSSRFAKDNRWGIFPSVSAGWRISEEDFWRNARVGEVFNNLKLRASYGVLGNQNIGVYPYQQTYDLGHNYPLGNPAILVPGTYVSTYRNPEITWEKTAITNVGLDFGLFNNALSGSIEYFYKYTSDILAPVEVTGIIGQSVGESNVGAVSNKGIEVNLSYNGHIGKDFRFSIAPNFTWVKNAVEELANGATEEINNNRIVGQPIGIIYGYQTEGLFVDQAEIDAAPEQLVGKSDLKPGYVRYKDISGPDGVPDGKVDAEYDRTVLGSTTPKFYYGLNLSASYKGFDFSALFQGLGGYQRQIGSYMAYAFYNGGQIQRWQAENCWTEANPDKWAEYPRLETLNMNNPNLQTSDYWVRNASFLRLKNLQLGYTLPQAWTKKIGIEKLRVYVSGQNLFSFNSFYQGWDPENEIGTGDSPSYYPITAIYSFGFNFKF